The Thiomicrorhabdus lithotrophica DNA segment AAACTGAATAAAATTTCTGTTAACTCGCCGATTGCACGTGCATTAATTGGTAAAGAAGAGGGTGATGAAGCCATTGTTCAAGCCCCAAGTGGCAATATTGATTATGAGATTGTTGAAGTTCAATATATTTAAACGTTACTTTTTATCGAGTGTTTAATTAGTTCTCTTAAAAACCAGGCCTGGTAGATTGTTACCAGCCTGGTTTTTTGTTTAAAGGCTTTTTATAAGTTGAACCTAAAAGGATTATAACAATGACCTTATCAAAATTTATGCGGTCACAGTTAAATTATCATTCAATTAGTTTAGTGATTTATACATTTCTGGCGACTCTGTTAATCGTTTTAGGTTATATCGTCACGCCGATTTTATTTGCGACTCTGACTTCAAAAATGGCAGGACATGTTGCTGGGGTGCTGTTTAATATCGGTGGCTATATTTCTGTGGTACTTATGTTAATTTTATTTGCTTGGCATTATGGACTAAAGTTAGAAGCTAAATCGATATGGCATAATTTTTTAGCAATGATGATTATGATTGTATTATTGTGGTTAATTTCTCCTTGGATGGGAGAAATTAAAGCGCTGTATCCTTCTGGGATAGATAAAAGTTCAGTTGATTGGCCTCTATTTGCAAGTTTGCATGGTATTTATCAGTTGGGCTATCTTATTGTTATTATTATGTTAATTGTCGCAATGTTAAAATCTACTAAATCTGTACACTTATCTGTGATGAAGTGATAAATAAAGTTTATAAGCATTTCATTATTTTCTAATCCAAATAGGCTTGCAATTTGAATTGAAAACAGTCAAAATTGACGAGTTAAAGCGATAAATATCAAACTTCGGAGTTTATTTTAAAATGAAAAAATTAACACTAAAAGCATTATTCATTTCTGCAATCGCGGCAATGTCTATGAATGCTCAAGCTGCAGATGACGTATATAGCCAATGTATTTCTGATGGTGACAATGTAATTGCAACTGCTCTTAAAGACGGTTCAACTGCTGCTCGTGCTTTAGAACAGAAAACTGAAATCTCAGCATGTATGGCTGAGCTAGCTAAAATCGAAGCTAAATATGGTGACAAAACTGTTGGTGTTAACCCTTCTTCAGTTATGACTCCAGAAGACCGTGCTAAATGGGCTAAGTTATTTGATGCTATCGATGCTAAAGGCTTTAAAGGTGTTCCATACCTTCAAGCTGCTTACTACCGTTAATTTGGTATTAAAGCTCGCATAAAGAACCGGCTTATAGCCGGTTTTTTTGTTTTTAGACGTTATAAAAAATCATAAAGTAAATTTAAAAGACTCTTATGCAAAAAAATCTATTTGAATCCGTATACCGTTGTTTAATGGAAAAAGACTTAAACACTAAGATCACTTTACTTTCTCAACTTCAAGAGGATTGGTCAAATGATGAGTTTGACTTTAATCCAACCAAAACGATTGAGAAAGTACCTGATGCAGGCAGGCCAGATAAACCAACTTTAGTGCCACCTAAAGATCTTGCTAGGCGACGTTTAGGTTCAAAAGAAGGTCATGCTTCATTAATGCATTCAATCGCTCATATTGAGTTTAATGCGGTTAACCTAGCGTTAGATGCCATTTATCGTTTTCAAGATATGCCTTATGAGTATTACCGTGATTGGCTTGGAGTGGCTGGTGAAGAGGCGTATCATTTTCAGATGGTTAGAGAACACTTAAACAGCCTTGGTTACGAGTATGGTGATATGACTGCACATGATGGTTTATGGATGACAACTTATGAAACCGATCATGATCCATTGGTTCGTATGGCATTGGTACCTAGAACATTAGAAGCGCGTGGATTAGATGTCACGCCACCGATGATTAATAAATTGCGTTCAATTGGCGATAAGCGTGGCGTGGAAATATTAAAAATATTATTACATGATGAAATAGGGCATGTAGAAGTGGGGACACGTTGGTTCCGTTACTTATGCAAACAGCGCGACTTAAACCCATTTGAAGAGTTTCAAAACATCATTAAAAACTATTTTCATGGTGATTTACGTGGACCATTTAATTTTGAAGCAAGAAAGCAAGCAGGTTTCTCGGATGAAGAAATTGATTGGTTAAAAACCATTAAATGAGTTAGCGATAAAGTGAATAACATTGTGGTAAAACTTTCGAATACACAGCGTCAGCGTATTCAGACACGGCATAAAGCCTCTGTAGAGCGTTATGGCTATCAGCCGCAAGCGTTGTATTGGAGCAATCGCGATATTCAAGAAATTCGTTTTCAACAGTTGATGGGAATCTTACCTTCTTCAGCTGATTTAAAGCACCAGGCCTGGTCTTTACTCGATGTAGGTTGTGGTTTCGCAGACCTTGTGGGCTTTTTACAAAGACATGAGTATTTTCCAACCTATGCAGGTATTGATATTTCGCCACAGGTGGTTCTTGGTGCTAAATCTATGAATTCAGGATTAGATATACAAGAGGGTGAACTGGCTGATTTTGATTTTAAAGTTAGGGACTTTGATTATGTGATGTTGTCAGGTGCGCTAAATGAAGTGGTGGAAACGGAAATAGAAGGTACTGCTCAACAACAAGGTGAATACGCTAAATCAGTGATTAAAACAATGTATCAAATTTGCAAAAAGGGTGTTGCATTTAATCTACTAGATAGTAGAAATGAATGGGTTAAAAGTCGTTTTGATTTACAAAGTTTTTTACCCGAAGATATTATTCAGTTTTGCCAAGCGTTTGCTAATGATGTTGAATTGGTAGAAGGTTATTTGGAAAACGATTTTACTATTTATTTACGTAAGTAATATGGGTGTACTGGAATTCTTATTATGACTCAACTGCGTTTTGGAATTGATTTAGGTGGGACTAAAATTGAAATTATCGGTCTATTAGTTCAAGACGAAACCTCTGGTACAAACACGTCAGAAATTATCTATCAAAAACGTATCGACACACCAAAAGGGGATTACACCGCAACGGTTTTAGCGATTCGTAATTTAGTACTTGATGCTGAAAATACGCTTAACTCAAGTTCTAAATATAGCGCAAATCTTAACTTACCAGGCCTGGTCGGTGTTGGAATACCCGGTTCAATTTCTTCTAAAACCGGTAGAGTTAAAAATGCCAACTCGGTTTGTTTAATTGGTGAAGATTTACAAGGTGATTTGCAAAAAGTGTTAAAAAGACCTGTTAAGTTAGCTAATGATGCAAACTGTTTTGCATTATCAGAAGCAACAGATGGTTCTGCACAAGGTGAAGACATTGTATTTGGGGTGATTATTGGAACAGGTTGCGGCGGAGGCATTGTCGTCAATGGTCAAATTCTAAATGGTATTAATGCCATTGGTGGGGAGTGGGGACATAATCCTTTACCTTGGATAGCCGACACCGATATTGCTATGGATTGTTATTGTGGCTTACAAGGTTGCAATGAAACTTTTTTATCTGGTTCGGGGTTACAAAAACATTTTAAGCAGAGATCACAACAAAGCTTAACGGTTCAAGAGATTGTCGCTTTAGCAGCAAAAGGTGATAAGGCTGCGCAACAACAAATGAATGATTACATTACATGGTTAGCTAAAGGTTTAGCCAGTGTGATTAATGTGATTGATCCCGATGTGATTGTTTTAGGTGGCGGAATGTCAAACATTGAAAGCTTATATACTGATGTACCTAAAGTGTGGCAAAACTGGGTGTTTAGCGACGAAGTCAAAACAAAGTTAGTCTCGCCAAAGTATGGTGATGCAAGCGGGGTACGAGGCGCTGCTTGGCTATAAATTAAAGTCCAAATTGTACCCTAAGAATATAGCCTGTTAAAAACGCTAAGCCAGCTGCGGCACTGCCTGTTAATAGAGTACTGAGTCCTGAAATAAATATGGGTTTAGCAAAGATAATGCTTTTGAACATGCCTATCATAAAAAACATGATGCTGGCCAAGATAGCGCTACTGATAAATTGCTGATAGATACTGGTATCCGTAATTAAAAATGGGATTAAAGGAACCGCCCCTACTAATACAAACGCTGTAAAGGTAGTTAGCGCGGCTTTTATGGGAGAGGGGGATTGAGGCTGAATGCCGTGCTCTTCCATTAACATCGTATCAATCCAAAGTGAGGTGTTTTGTGTAATGGTGGCAACAATTTTTTCTAATGTTTCTCCCTCAAAGCCTTTACGCTGAAAAATTTGTCGAATCTCTTCTTTCTCGCCCTCAGGCACTTTTTGAATGTGTTCCTCTTCGGTTTTACGAACGTTTGCAATAAATTCTGATTGCGCTTTGTTGGCTTCGTAGTTACTAATAGCCATACTAAAGCCATCAGCAAAAAGATTGGCAAAGCCAAGAATCAAAGCAACGGATGCAGAAAAACCAGCGCCAATAGCACCAGCGACAATAGCAAAAGTGGTTACACAACCGTCAATAGCTCCAAGAATGGCATCTGATACATTTTGGGTTTTAGGTTGTTGATTTAAGCGAACGGCGATAGCTTCGGGTTGATGTTCTTGCTCTAGTGTCTCTTGGTGATTTTTTAACATGGTTAAATATTCCTTTATTGAGTGAATCTAGAGTTGATTAGCTCAATTAGATTTTTTTAATTGAGTCAGCCATCTATCGAGTTGATTGGCAAATGCCTGCCTATCCGCTTGGCTAATGGCACTTGGCCCTCCGACTTCCACACCGCTATTTCGTAAGCCTTCCATGAAATCCCGCATATTGAGTCGAGCTCTTATATTCGATTCAGTATAAAGCTCTCCACGAGGACTAAGTACAATAGCACCTTTTTCAACGGCTTCGGCAGCCAGTGGAATATCACTGGTAATGAGTAGGTCACCACTTTGTATTTGTTTAACAATTTTATTATCGGCCACATCGAAACCCGATTCAACGTGTTGAAACTTAATATAAGGAGAAGGAGGGGTTCTCATGGTGTGATTGGCCACCAATGTGGTCAGTGTTTGTGTTCTGTCTGCTGCGCGAAACAAGGTTTCTTTAATCACAACGGGGCAAGCATCGGCATCCACCCAAATATTCATTTTTAACTTCTTTTAATAGCAACTTTATCGTTAATGATTTTATCATAAGCACTTTCTAGTCTGATTAAGTGTTGAGTTTAATTAAGTTATAAAATTCTACCAGGCCTGGTAAGAGGTGTTTTTACACCTGGGTTTGATAATAAAAAGTAATCTAATGGCTTTAGTTGAATTCTTACTGTAAGCTACCCCCACTATTAATTTCTGGCAAATACTGTAATTTCATTTACTTTTCTTTGCCAACCAGCAAAGAGTATATTATGGAATTTTCTTCTCTAGGGTTATCAGACCCTATCTTAAAAGCAGTGACAGAACTGGGCTATACAAAGGCTTCACCAATTCAAGAAAAAGCCATTCCAGCAATTATGGCTGGCAATGATGTTATGGCTGCCGCACAAACTGGTACAGGTAAAACAGGTGGTTTTGCTTTGCCGTTATTAGAGCGCTTAAAAGGCGGTGAACGCCCAAAAGCCAATCAAGTTAGATCTTTAATTCTTACTCCAACCCGTGAGCTAGCTGCTCAGGTGCAAGACAGTGTTTATCAGTACAGTAAATATACCGAGTTAAAATCAGATGTTGTGTTTGGTGGCGTAAAAGTAAATCCTCAAATGATGCGCTTGAGACGTGGAGTAGATGTTCTAGTCGCAACCCCAGGTCGACTATTAGACTTACATGGCCAGAATGCGATTAAGTTTAATCAGCTTGAGGTTTTGGTTTTAGATGAAGCGGACAGAATGTTGGATATGGGTTTTATTCACGATTTAAAACGCATTATGAAATTATTGCCAAAGAACCGCCAAAACCTTCTTTTCTCTGCAACATTCTCGCCTGAAATTCGCCAATTAGCCAAAGGTTTTGTTCATAATCCAGTAGAGATTTCAGTGACTCCGCCAAACAGCACGGTTGAAAAAATTGATCAGTGGATTTATGAGGTGGATAAAGGCCATAAAACTAAGTTGTTGATTGACCTAATTGTGGATAATAATTGGGAACAGGTATTAGTTTTTAGCAAAACTAAGCATGGCGCTAACCGTATAACAAAACAACTTGAAGCGGTGGGCATTAAATCTGCACCTATTCACGGTAACAAGAGTCAGTCTGCCAGAACAAAGGCGTTAGCTGATTTTAAATCGGGTGCGATTCGAGTCTTAGTGGCAACGGATATTGCGGCACGTGGCTTAGATATTGATCAGCTGCCGCATGTAGTGAATTATGATCTACCCAATGTAGCAGAAGATTATGTTC contains these protein-coding regions:
- a CDS encoding DUF4149 domain-containing protein translates to MTLSKFMRSQLNYHSISLVIYTFLATLLIVLGYIVTPILFATLTSKMAGHVAGVLFNIGGYISVVLMLILFAWHYGLKLEAKSIWHNFLAMMIMIVLLWLISPWMGEIKALYPSGIDKSSVDWPLFASLHGIYQLGYLIVIIMLIVAMLKSTKSVHLSVMK
- a CDS encoding ferritin-like domain-containing protein; amino-acid sequence: MQKNLFESVYRCLMEKDLNTKITLLSQLQEDWSNDEFDFNPTKTIEKVPDAGRPDKPTLVPPKDLARRRLGSKEGHASLMHSIAHIEFNAVNLALDAIYRFQDMPYEYYRDWLGVAGEEAYHFQMVREHLNSLGYEYGDMTAHDGLWMTTYETDHDPLVRMALVPRTLEARGLDVTPPMINKLRSIGDKRGVEILKILLHDEIGHVEVGTRWFRYLCKQRDLNPFEEFQNIIKNYFHGDLRGPFNFEARKQAGFSDEEIDWLKTIK
- a CDS encoding class I SAM-dependent methyltransferase, with the protein product MNNIVVKLSNTQRQRIQTRHKASVERYGYQPQALYWSNRDIQEIRFQQLMGILPSSADLKHQAWSLLDVGCGFADLVGFLQRHEYFPTYAGIDISPQVVLGAKSMNSGLDIQEGELADFDFKVRDFDYVMLSGALNEVVETEIEGTAQQQGEYAKSVIKTMYQICKKGVAFNLLDSRNEWVKSRFDLQSFLPEDIIQFCQAFANDVELVEGYLENDFTIYLRK
- a CDS encoding ROK family protein produces the protein MTQLRFGIDLGGTKIEIIGLLVQDETSGTNTSEIIYQKRIDTPKGDYTATVLAIRNLVLDAENTLNSSSKYSANLNLPGLVGVGIPGSISSKTGRVKNANSVCLIGEDLQGDLQKVLKRPVKLANDANCFALSEATDGSAQGEDIVFGVIIGTGCGGGIVVNGQILNGINAIGGEWGHNPLPWIADTDIAMDCYCGLQGCNETFLSGSGLQKHFKQRSQQSLTVQEIVALAAKGDKAAQQQMNDYITWLAKGLASVINVIDPDVIVLGGGMSNIESLYTDVPKVWQNWVFSDEVKTKLVSPKYGDASGVRGAAWL
- a CDS encoding VIT1/CCC1 transporter family protein encodes the protein MLKNHQETLEQEHQPEAIAVRLNQQPKTQNVSDAILGAIDGCVTTFAIVAGAIGAGFSASVALILGFANLFADGFSMAISNYEANKAQSEFIANVRKTEEEHIQKVPEGEKEEIRQIFQRKGFEGETLEKIVATITQNTSLWIDTMLMEEHGIQPQSPSPIKAALTTFTAFVLVGAVPLIPFLITDTSIYQQFISSAILASIMFFMIGMFKSIIFAKPIFISGLSTLLTGSAAAGLAFLTGYILRVQFGL
- a CDS encoding YaiI/YqxD family protein; protein product: MNIWVDADACPVVIKETLFRAADRTQTLTTLVANHTMRTPPSPYIKFQHVESGFDVADNKIVKQIQSGDLLITSDIPLAAEAVEKGAIVLSPRGELYTESNIRARLNMRDFMEGLRNSGVEVGGPSAISQADRQAFANQLDRWLTQLKKSN
- a CDS encoding DEAD/DEAH box helicase, giving the protein MEFSSLGLSDPILKAVTELGYTKASPIQEKAIPAIMAGNDVMAAAQTGTGKTGGFALPLLERLKGGERPKANQVRSLILTPTRELAAQVQDSVYQYSKYTELKSDVVFGGVKVNPQMMRLRRGVDVLVATPGRLLDLHGQNAIKFNQLEVLVLDEADRMLDMGFIHDLKRIMKLLPKNRQNLLFSATFSPEIRQLAKGFVHNPVEISVTPPNSTVEKIDQWIYEVDKGHKTKLLIDLIVDNNWEQVLVFSKTKHGANRITKQLEAVGIKSAPIHGNKSQSARTKALADFKSGAIRVLVATDIAARGLDIDQLPHVVNYDLPNVAEDYVHRIGRTGRAGASGEAVSLVCSEEDKLLFGIERLIGEVIERKKIEGYTPTHPLKQSRLDPRPKKPKKPKKPKVNHQDGQRSGSNRRGNSSR